The sequence below is a genomic window from Mus musculus strain C57BL/6J chromosome 4, GRCm38.p6 C57BL/6J.
GGCCTTGAGTACTAATGACAGCTGCCCTCAAACACTAGTAGGGTTCAAATGGCCTAATAAAGTTTCACTCAAAACAATTTTAGGTAATGACCAGGTGTACCCTGGATGGTTAACAGGACAAACATCTAACAGGGGTTTAGTCTTTTTCTGGATAATGTAGGACCCTTTATAAATGAGCCTGGCTAGTAGCCAATGATAAAGAGAATGCCCAAAGCCAAAGGAAATTTGTTGTCAATGTCAGTCTTGGGGAAGTGAATTAACATATACATGGCCCAATAAGAAAACTTCACCTAAGTTTACAGCTTTCTTTTCCAGCTTAAATGTCAACATGCAAATATCTAGAACAAGTCTAGACTTTAAAGCTAATGCAAAGCTGACGGTTGAACCTCCGATGGATCATCTGATGTTTACTAAAatttggctcagtggtagagtttgTCGATCATGCACAAGACTGTGGGTTCTATAACCTGgggatggtggtgcatgccttaactcctagcactggggaggcagaggcagatgatgaattcaaggccaggctggtccacaagagtgagttcgaggatggatggccagagctacatagtaagaaaaAGGGAGCACCAATAAGCCAGCTTGTCCTCTCCTCTAGTCCTTAAGCCCTGGcatttggaaagctgaggcaggtagATAGCTATGAATTAAATCCAGCCTGCTTCACAcagtgaaatcctatctcaaaaaacaaaaacaaaaaaaccacaaagcaacacaattctttactgGGGGACAGTGGTAAAGAACCCAGGTACAGTTCTAAGCACCCACTATCATCAGTATCTGCACGccaaggggatctgatgccctcacttCGGCCTCCAAAGGCACTGCATGCAAATGGGGCACATAAAAAAAGCAGGAAGAACACTCAATCAGGTAaataaatccaaaacaaaacctgTTAGGTCTTTATGGTCTCAAGACTATCTTAAATACAAGGCTGTGACATCACAAACtgctaaaagattttaaaattctctttaaagAAATAACATCTTGTGCTGAtctcggcagcacatatactaaagaAATAAGTACATCTTAACATCTTAAACAAAGCTCTAAAAGTCAGGCATAGTGGTTTATGCCTttagcccagcacttgggaggcaaaggcagatctctgtgagttcaaggccagtctggtctacagaactagttctaggacatccacggccaccagagaaaccctgtcttgaaacaaacaacaaaaaacccaaacagagcAACACACCCAAAGCTCTATGACTCTATCAGTAGTTGTAGCCTTTACtttatgttttggttttccttatttttctttaatggttACACCTTCACTATTATCACTTAATACAATACAATCTACCACtggattcctttttaaaattgttatttcaCCACATTCTCAGTAGAAAAGCACCAGAAagcatatataatattttaaatagtcCAACATCATACCCTACAAGCACACCCAAGAATAGCTCTCAAGACAAGCACGGCCAGACTCTCCTGGCTTTTGTACACTCAGGTATACAAGCTGATATAATCACATCATTATTGTAACCTCCCATCctagagggtttctctgtatgtagttgtgtagtcctggctgtcctggaacttgctacatagtCTAGGCTAAAACTCAAGAGATTTGTTGTCTTCTGACATAATGTGCCACTATACCCCACCTAAATCTTGTATTTTTAATCTTGCATCACACTAAGACAACTTCAAGCTACACATATGATGCAGGCATCCCAATCAATTTGTACTACAGGGAGTCTAAAGCTTCCTTTGTAACTACAAATAGACCTATGCAGTGTAACATGTCTTAAACAGACACTATGGCCCTTATCAGTGCTGAATGAATGAAATTATAGAAATGTAATCATCTTTCAGCCCTGAGGTACAATTTTTGGGAATACAACTCTCAAGTGGGATGTGGGACAGCAAAGTATATAAAGAATCttaagccgggagtggtggcgcacgcctttaatcccagcacttggaaggcagaggcaggcggatttctgagttcgaggccagcctggtctacagagtgagttccaggacagccaagggctacacagaaaaaccctgtctcgaaaaaccaaaaaaaaaaaaaaaaaaaaaaaagaatcttaagaTCAACATGTAAGCTGGGTGTGTTTAACAATAACAATGTTGGTGACCAACCTACACAGCTTGAAACTAATACTGGATCCCCAGACAGAGACATTAAGAGGCTGTCAATCAAAGTCAGGTAAGATTCTGCACCAAGTCTCATCAACCTAAGACAGAAATGCATTGCTTTTGATAATGCTTCTTGTCAAAACAACCTAAGTCTTGTTTATAAAATCAAAAagagggagatgtggagagctctTGGGGCCACTTCTAGaaatttggcaggaatttgacactGGGCTAGGAGAAGGAGTAGGCTCAAGATCTTGATTATCTTGATTAAGTCCCTGAATGCCATGGGACTTTTTTTATTGACTTGTTTTTTCCttgacctagaactgaccttattcTTCGCATGTACTTAGAacggtataaaagcagactgggaaaaaataaacctaCTTCAGCCTTATCACTGGCTGgagtcatattaaaaaaaaaaagccgggcgtggtggcacacgcctttaatcccagcacttgggaggcagaggcaggcggatttctgagttcgaggccagcctggtctacaaagtgagttccaggacagccagggctacacagagaaagcctatctcgaaaaaccaaaaaagaaaaaaaaaaattaaaaaaggctGGGCATGAAAAGATCAATTTTTAGTTAAACTAACCAGTGGCACAATCagataaaggaaaagaaggaaaagaaaggttgagccaggtggtggtggtgttgcacactgttaatcctagcactcgggaagcagaggcaggtagacccagcctgatctacagagtgagctctaggatagccagggtcacacagagaaaacctatcttgaaaaactaaaccagccgggcagtggtggcgcatgcctttaaccccagcacttgggaggcagaggcaggcagatttctgagttcaaggacagccagggttacacagagaaaccctgtctcaaaaaagaccaaaggaaagaaaaatgacacAAATATGGAAGTCACATTGAAAGAAAAATCTGAACACAGCTGACAGCTGCATCCACAAAGTGTGTGTAAATGTTTGTATACCTCGATcatcatatatgcatacataggtATGAAAGAAATAATGTTGTCTCATAGATCTAGTTTcccatagtaaataaataaaccactcACCATCTGCCACACTTGCATGATATTGTCTTCTGATACAGAACAAATCACCCAAGGCTCATTGGGATTCCAGGAGAAGTCAGATATCTTGGCAGTGTGACCACCATGAATAAACTGGAAGGCCCAAAACAAAGACATTAAATACAGACCACTTTAAGTCACAGCCCACTCATTATTTAAACACTGAAGATCCCAAAGTGTCTGACTTGTAACATACCAACAATTCTGGTGGGCCATCCTCTGCATCTTCTGGGGACTGCTCTTCTccaattttactttaaaacaaaaaaccaaaaaagtcagaaattgagctggtgagatggctcagcaggtaagagcactgattgctcttctgaaggtcctgagttcaaaccagcaaccacatggtggctcacaaccatctgcaatgagattcTGGagcatttgaagacagctacaatgtacttacgtaataataataataaataaatctttggcctggagcgagcagaggtcctaaaaactcaattcccaacaaccacatgaaggctcacaaccatctgttcagctaaagtatacccatacacataaaataaataaattaaaaagaaaaggtcaGAAATCATTACACTCAGTACCTGTCATTGAAAAATGTAGACAGTAACTTTGCTAAGCTGGgtggcactcaggaagcagaggcaggaaaatctctttGAATTTgaagtcaacctggtctacagaggggatcagaggacagctgttCCCAAAACACCCCCGACCCAAATAACTTCAGGGATAGGGTAACTAACATAAAACTCACCTTAGATCCCAGACATTCAGCCTACGATCGGTACCACTGGAAGCTAAGATAGTCTCATTGTGAGGTGACCACTGAACCTATATCCAGAGTGAAGAAAAAGTTAGAGAATAGAAGAGATACCTTACAAAACCTCATTAATAAAACAGAGAACACGGTTAAAGCTGAAAGATACTGCTTACATGAAAAGAACTCATTACTAAAGATAGAACTCAGCTTCTGTTGTATTTTACTTTGTTCCACAGTGTGGCTCAACAGGGCCACAGAGCATACAGCTCAAATTGGCTTCAAACTTCTGTGCCTCTTGCCTTAACCTCACACACTGAAACATAAGTTACCAAACCTAGCTTCAACTTACATCTTTGaaaccttatttatttatacctAATCCAGCTTTTAGTCAAAAGAAGTTTATTTCTgacacataaaactaaaatatcGACAGGTGGCATAAATCTCTTATTTTCTCAACTGCTCATTATGTACCACATAATACAGGATAGGTGTCTATCTTTCTCCTCAAAGATTCCTGATAATCATGTTAGCTATAAAAGATACAAACAACAATCACAAACTGTGttatttattaagaaaatgctgGTTCATGGCACAAGAAAGGTATTACTAACTAATGGATTAGGGAAGAAtttagttattctttttttttttttttggtttttcgagacagggtttctctgtgtagccctggctgtcctggaactcagaaatctgcctgcctctgcttcccgagtggtgggattaaaggcgtgtgccaccacgcccgcccGGCTTTAGTTATTCTTTCAAGCAAGATCACCAAAAGGAGTCCAGACAAAGATAAAATATCTCCAATACTCAAGTCTATTTAGGTGAGGATGACCTTGTAttgactctcctgcctcttctttctgcatgctgggattagTAGTCTTGATGAATGTAGAGTCTCTTCCTAGATAGTCAGGATGAACTACTTGTGACTACTTGGTTAGCTTCTTCTGCGTTGGGATTAGAGGCCTGTATTATCATGCCTGTCTTCACTATCAAATTCACGCTGGAGAGAAAAGGCTGTAAAGTGGTTGTCACAATGCCTTAGAGCATGTGTTTTAAAACAGCAGacaattgggctggtgagatggctcaatgggtaagagcacccgactgttcttccgaaggtccagagttcaaatcccagcaaccacatggtggctcacaaccatctgtaacaagatctgactccctcttctggagtgtctgaagacagctacagtgtacttacatataataaataaataaatcttaaaaaaaaaaaaaaaaagatgtaaaaaaaaaacagcagacaATTAATTGAGTCAGGGGGACCCCTATGAAAAAGGGGGCATACAGGAGTCTAAGTAGCAATGGCTAAAATAgtaaaattatctcaaaaaaggtggggctggagatatggctcagagtACTGGCCAAACTTCTAGAAGACCAGTGTTcaattcaaaacacacacacacagattttgagacaggatttttcttattttgatccacctgcctctgcctccaagctgGGAGATAGGTGGGCACCACCACTCCCACTGAGcagcaaataattttaaaacgaAGAGACAAGCAATGTTGgttcactcctttaatcctagcactcagccgGCAGACCtctgggttcaagaccagcctagtctataaagcAACTTCCAGTATAGTCAggaatacacagaaaaatcctatctttaaaaacaaatcaaaaaaataacaaaacagccagaaaaaaaaaaggaatttaatgATTGGTCTGAGGAGAACACACAGGTACCTCCCTTCCCCCAgttccccaagtgctggaattataggcatggacACAATAATCCAGCACTAGTTTCTTAATATCCCAAGAAACCAAGAGGTGCAAAGATTTTTTTCAGCTCTCAAATACTACTAACTTGAGCAGATTTCCTGTagacaaaggaagatgaaagaaagGGAAGTGAGGGGTAGGCACATTGATTTCTCTTACTTGGAATATTTCATCCTTATGGGATTCAAAGGAGTGCAACTTGAGTTTCAGATTCCTCAGATCCCACAAGGCAACAGTCTatgtgcaaaaataaaaataaattactattAATTTATCAGATAAGAACACCCTAAAGTAACAAGATGGTTCAGCGGCTAAGGGTGCTTGCTGAGGAGTCAAATGAGTTTGATTCCAGAACCTAAATAGTGAAAGTAGAGAACAGATGTTGGagagctgtcctttgacctcttcAGTTGTCACCACATATGTCCCTCCACCCCTgccaaatacatacataaatgtaatttaaaaaattttaagttaaaaattacattcatttatttatatatttttatttaaaatcctGATCTACAGTTTATGCCCCTCATATATTTTATCTACTCAGTGTATACACACGTGCCATGAAAACCATGCAAAGATCAGAGGCCAACTTGTAGGAGTGGAGTTGGCCTCTCCTTTAGTCATTTGGGTCTCAGGGACTGAATTTAGATTTAGATCTTCAGGCTCCAGTCAGTGCCTTTGCTTACTGAGGCATCCTGCCAATATAataagcactttttaaaaatttacaagaaaagacaagaaaatctttaactaaaataaaacattaactcagcacccacttggtggctcacaaatatttgtaaaattaaatCTCAGGAGATCTGACTTCAACAGGAACCAGGCACCATGCTCAAGACATATATGTAAGTGAAAATACCAATacctataaaaatttaaaacctcaaacaacaacaaaaatccaaacagggggctggagagatggctcagtgattaagaacactgactgctcttctgaaggtcctgagtttaaatcccagcaaccacatggtggctcacaaccatctgtaatgagatctgatgccctcttctggggtgtattagtcagggtttctattcctgcacaaacatcatgaccaagaaacaaattgggaaggaaagggtttattcggcttacacttccatactgctgttcatcaccaaggaagtcaggactggaactcaagcaggttaggaagcaggagctgatgcagaggccatggagggatgttctttactggcttgctcagcctgctctcttataaaacccaagactgccagcccagagagggtcccacccacaaggggcctttcccccttgatcactaattgagaaaataccccacagctggatctcatggaggcattttctcaactgaagctcctgtctctgtgataactccagctgtgtcaagttgacacaaaactagtcagtacatggggtgtctgaagacagctgcactgtactcatatataataaataaatcttaaaaaaaaaaaaaatccaaaggagGCAAACCTACCTTGTCAGCCGATCCTGTGGCAAGAATGAACTCACTATAAGGATTGAAAGATAAGCAATTCACTTCAGCTGTGTGAGCATCAACCGAGTGGCTTGGCTTGGAAGTATTGTTTGAACGAGTGTCCcaacttaatttaaaaagaaaaaacagaagaaatttgACACTGTGACTAACacaaaactatgaaaatacaagtaTTAAGAATAAACAATGGGCTGCACTCACATCATAAGCTTCTGGTCATCAGCAACTGAGCCAAATAGAGACTCGTGGAGCAGATGCCAGGACACGTCCTCCACTACTGCTGTATGCCCCGTGAAGATGGTCTTTGCATCCACCACCTTTCCTTCTTTTGGAACTGCACTGATGTCCCACAGGCAGATGGTCTTAAATGTAAAATTAACCATTATATAAAAGATTCTCACTTCCCCACATATCCCAAAAAAGAAACCAATTGGTAACAATCCCAGATTTGCTCCAGAACTGCAAGGATACATACATGGTCATCTGAAGCACTAAGTAAGTGCCCACTGAGATTTGGATTCCAAGAAAGCCCATAACCTTCCTTCTGATGTCCACGGAGACGCAAATCGGGGTTGCATTCTCCAGAAGGGTCTGCAAAATAACATATATCAAAAATAGACAATCTACTGTCTTTCTGGGTTTATTAAGCAAAATGTCACAAACATCTATTATACAAACCACAGACCCTTTACCAGATATATAACGCTAAAGCTGAGCAATCACGATTTTCTTCTACACAAAAGCATTATTTCACTTGAAAAGTATAACACCCGCACATGTCAatataaataaattgattaaaaaaaagaggaaggtaCCTGGTTTAGAAGGGTGCTTTGTGTAgtcaaaaacaagaacatcacTGGATGGAGTCTTTGTTGCAATGATGCAGGGGTTCTGAGGCATGTACCGGGCCCTGTTCACTTCTCCTTCATGGTTGATCTtgatttctatttcaattttcccACTGACAGAACCAAAACCTCCaaattctgtgtgtatatatatataaaagcacaAAGTACTTAAGCAACCAAGTCGTATATTTAAAAGCCCGAACCTAGGCATTTACAGAACTAAAGAACGTTCattgtggtggcgcacacctttaatcccagcactcgggaggcagaggcaggcggatttctgagttcgaggccagcctggtctacaaagtgagttccaggacagccaggactatacagagaaaccctgtctcgaggaaaaaaaaaaaaaaaaacacgttcATAATTTGTAAGAACAGATTAGTAATGAGTACTACATTACTAAATGAAATTATGACTGCATGAGTCAAGTCAGGTGTGGTAATGCACACTTTAAATCCtgacacttaggaggcagaggcaggtggatctgagttagaggccagcctggtccacagagaaaagttccaggacaacacagagaaaccatgtctgaaaaaaaaaaaaaaaaggaaaatgtcctgTCACTAACACCACTATTCAAGTGTTACTTTAAGGCTaaagtgatggctcagcggttaagagcactgactgctcttccagaggtcctgagttcaattcccagcaaccacatggtggctcacaaccatctgtaatgaaatccaaagccctcttctggtgtgtctgaagacagctacagtgtacttacacatataaaacaacaatcaggTAATCATGAATGACCTTGATTCTATCTCCACCTctggtgttgggattacagataaaTACCTATATTATTAGAGAAGTGTTGCtaattaaagaacaaaaattattttcagagGGAAGGGTAATTGCATAATACTGTTGGCCTATTAGGCAATCTACAGCCTCAAAATGATTATACATTCATGTATTtcgagacaatgtttctctgttgcCCTGGCTAGCCTAAAATTTGCTGTATAGATCAGACTGGCAAGGAACACACAgtgatctacctacctctgcctcctcaagTACTCAAAGACTCAAGCCACCATATTTATCAATTTTTGCCTGTAATGCaacacatctttaatcttggcactagggtggcagaggcaggcagatctcttgagttttagaccagccagccagccagccagtggaGGGAACACTGTGATACCCTAGCTTTGAAAGGACTCTAAAAGgcggagaaaacaaaaacaaaaaaccccactagATCTTCACACACACCCTGGACTGTACAACATGCAAGATCTAACACAGAACTAGGAAAGAAGGCTCTtgagccagctagcctggagcATCCCCTGCAGCTACAGAATAGCCAACACACTGCCTCAACAAGGTAGAAGGTAAAGTTGCCCCTGACCTCCATAAAACACCAACACCCATACAggtaaaagcagaaaataaataagCGATCAAGAAATTTTCAGTTAAAGCACATGGTAGTAAGCACACAACTACACACAACTCTGACCTTCTAAAAAGTTTAACTATCAAAGTGCGATATATACAGGTGAAAAATCAATACCAATTACATTATATAATGCATGATTTCAGTTTAGGGCATATACTTAAAATACAGTAGCAGAAATTCAGCTTAGAgaatttaaaaagattattttgttttggagactGTCTGCCCATGTCTCAATAGTCCTGCTTGTTTCAcgctcaagatcctcctgccttccaaGCAATGACATGACAAGGTACCCCTACCATATGCAGTGCTCAGATTGAGTTTTAACACAGGTTAGgatgtgtctttcttttctttttttgcataaGGAACCTAAGGCCACACATATGCTAGACAAACATATCATCACTGAGCCATTAGCACCCCTACCCCAAGCCACACCTACTTAAAATTATAGATTGCCACTATAAATAAAGTAGGTATGTGAAAGGGCCACTCAAAACAGGAAAGGTCTAAAATAGTAACAAAAGCTCACTGAAagtaaaaaaattctttctactttttttttttcaaaacatacatTCAAAGGCAAAACACCATTCAAACTAAACCAAAGCACAACACAACAGAATCtaacagatctctgtgaatacCAGAAGCACTATTCAGAGCACAATGAAAACATTCCAGTGGGCTGGAGATGACTCACTGGTGGAGAGCAATAGCTGCTTTTCAAGTGGAACCAGGTTTTGAtactcagcacccacacagtggcccataaccatctctaacttcagttccaagggatctgataccttgTTCTCGTCTCCACAGGTtctaggcacacacatggcacactgacaagcatgctgagaaacacccatatacattaatagtaacaacaataaaagcaacccttaaaaaaaaaaaaaaaaaaaggtaaagtgaAGGTTAATTTGATTAGTACAAGTTCATAGTAGCCTTGAGTACTTAAGGGAGTTTCCGGTCAGCCTAGACCACAAAGTCCtgtttaaaatcaaacaaaccaacaaaaagaaaataaaaacagcaacgaAAAACTCGCTGAACATTTCCAATACCCCAGATAGAACATGTGCATCTTTCTAAACTAATAGTATTCACACATAAGGTTCTGTCACTCTGATTTCTAATGAGTCACTTTTCTAGGCAATAAATTTAGTGGAATCTCAAAGAATGTGTTTTAACAGCACAAACCAAATAATCAAATCATTTTTCCCACAATCAATCAATGAATTTTTATAATGTAGTTCATCTTTTAGGTAGGAGATTACTTACCTAATAATCTCTCAAAAAcactttttttgtgtgtctgtggtgcTAGGTATAGAGCCCAGGGTCTTACAGATCCAAGACTAGTAAattctaccactgagatacaACCCAGCACTCAAAGTCTTAAACATTAGACATAACTCTGCCCATCGCTGATGAGATCAACAAAGTCACCATCCCCCACACCTTTTAAATACCAAGCTTATTCTCTGATCTGTAAAGTATCACTTTAATGGAGAGAAAAATAATGTATGTAACACTGGGGTATTGTGATAATCAAATTAAAAAATCCACAGCTGTTATTCATATCACTGCTTCTTTTTTGGGGAGGACAGAGAAGCCCTTTTGAGAATTCACTCAGGGACTCAATATGCAGACAACTGCCTTTAATGTATGATAATCCTTCCTCATCTGGCACACACCTACACCAATACACAAAGCTGATGTCAAAGGAAGCAGCTCACGGGGTAGAGAGCATGCTGACCCCCAACTCCCCAAAGCAAGATAAACATTCAGGGAACAGGACTAAATTCTAATCATAAACAACcagcaaaataaacagaaagaccAAAGTTTTATCAgttaaagtattaaaaaaaaaagattattttgagCTCTTTGGGACAGGAAAGCATTTCAAAGAATGACAAAAAAGTTGGAGGACTTTAGAGGAAAAGTTAATAATTTATAACTGTACAGTTTTTAAACAATAATAGAAGCCAGGTTTGCTAGCCTAATCCCTCCCAGAACCTCAGAGGCAAAGCAAGGATGACGATTCCAAGtttaagccagcctgggttacatgagagcCTATTCAAAACCAAGtaaaatacaacacacacacacacacacacacaccccaagttaAATGACCTTGGAGGACAGAGAGATGGCCAGTGAGTACAAAGTTTGCTATTCAGCAagaatgaagacctgagtttggcaCTAACATAAAAGGCCAGGTATAACTTGAGGTTTTCCTGTAACCCAGGAATAGAGTAtgaagacatacatgcagcctAGCTGGCAGGGCAAGCCTCCAATTCAGCAAAACCATGTCAAAGGATTAAACaagagagtgacagaggaagGCCCTGACTTCCAAGTGTGCTGGCATGGACATGCGCACCTTCACTCTCGTAGACCACTCATGCAAAATGAGATTACAAGTTATTGAATccaattacagaaaaacaaagaaacccacaCCACACATTCTACCTACACTACCTCTTTCTGAGGTACCAATAAAAACCCTGAGGAGagaagaggttctgagttcaattcccagcaaccacatggtggctctcaatcTGTAATGAGTTCTGCTGCCCTCTACTAACAGTAGGtgcacatgcagacagagcacccatatacataaatcttaaaaagaaaaagtcctggggctggagagatggctctgcagttaagagcactgactgctcttccgaaagtcctgagttcaaatcccagcaaccacatggtggctcacaaccatcggaaatgagatctgacgcccttttctggtgtgtctgagacagctacagtgtacttacatataataaataaatcttgaaagaaagaaagaaagaaagaaagaaagaaagagagaaagagtccTGTATGTAGTAAGTACTCAACCCCCTTAGAATGCCCAGCCTTCTACCCCTACCTTGCAAATGCATACCATTGTATGTGGTTTAGAATCCAGTGCCTTGTGCATGTCAAACAacttacccactgagctccaTCCTCAACTTCTCCTttctggctgggcatggtggcgcacgcctttaacccaagcactcgggaggcaaaggcaggcggatttctgagttcgaggccagcctggtctatagagtgagttccaggacagcctggtctacacagagaaaccctgtctcgaaaaaccaaaaccaaccaaccaaacaaacaaaacccttctcttttctgtttgtagtttactgcacacacacattcaggtgGATATGTACAAGCTCCTAACATACATAGTGACaagaacaacttttgggagtcaagTTCTCTACAGGGACATAAGTATCAATTCCTATCTAGAAAAAGAAGTATTTGTGAGCAGTTAGGGTATTCTCCTAAAAAAACAGGTTGCTGAAACTTTTTATGCATGTAACAGGTACCACAGTCATTTCCACTGTCCTAAGTCACTGAGTGGCTgagaggtggtggcacatgcctaagAATCAATcccagccagcacttgggaggcagaggcaggcagatctctgagtttgagaccagcctggtctagagtgacaaggacagtcagagctacatacacagagaaaccatgtctccaaa
It includes:
- the Rbbp4 gene encoding histone-binding protein RBBP4 gives rise to the protein MADKEAAFDDAVEERVINEEYKIWKKNTPFLYDLVMTHALEWPSLTAQWLPDVTRPEGKDFSIHRLVLGTHTSDEQNHLVIASVQLPNDDAQFDASHYDSEKGEFGGFGSVSGKIEIEIKINHEGEVNRARYMPQNPCIIATKTPSSDVLVFDYTKHPSKPDPSGECNPDLRLRGHQKEGYGLSWNPNLSGHLLSASDDHTICLWDISAVPKEGKVVDAKTIFTGHTAVVEDVSWHLLHESLFGSVADDQKLMIWDTRSNNTSKPSHSVDAHTAEVNCLSFNPYSEFILATGSADKTVALWDLRNLKLKLHSFESHKDEIFQVQWSPHNETILASSGTDRRLNVWDLSKIGEEQSPEDAEDGPPELLFIHGGHTAKISDFSWNPNEPWVICSVSEDNIMQVWQMAENIYNDEDPEGSVDPEGQGS